The sequence ATGGCTACACGGTGCCCGGCGCGAAGGCGCTCGCGGCGAGCACGGCACGCTCGTATACGACCGCGGAGATGCTGCACACCAGCCAGTTCTATCTACTCTGGCTGATGCTGTTCATCAACGTCACGGCCGGCATTCTGGTCATCAGCAACGCCGTGCCGATCATCCTCGAGCTGACCAATAAGGCCGTGGCGGGCGCTGTCGATCCCAAGACGGCCGGAACGGCGTATGGGCTCGTGGCGATCTTCAACGGCTTGGGCCGCTTCTTCTGGGGATCGATTTCGGAGCGCATCGGCCGCAACTGGGCCTTCGCGCTGATCTTCGGAATCCAGGCGGTGATCTTCTTCATCCTCGGCAGCCTGACGTCGCTGACACTCGTGCTGGTGTGTTTCGCGATCGTGCTGTTGTGCTACGGCGGCGGCTTCGGCACCATGCCGTCGTTCAACGCGGACTACTTCGGCACCAAGTACCTCGGCGCGAACTACGGCGCGATCCTCACCGCCTGGGGCTGCGCCGGCATCGTCGGGCCGATCTTCGTGGCCTACGTCAAGGACCACTTGGGTTCGTTCGCACCGGCGTTGCCGTACGTAGGGGGCATGCTGGCGATCGCGACGATCCTGCCGTTCTTGACGCGGCGGCCGGCGGACAGCACGGCTCCGGCGGCAGCAACCGCGTAAGGACACACGACCGTGCGCGATGCGCAGGCATCGCGATCGCGGGCCACGAGGCGAGGCGCGACGGAAGTCGCGCCTCGTCAGTTTCGTACCGCAGGAAGGTCCGCGATGGCGCGAAAAGCGTCTTTGTAATGGCTTTGCTCAGCGGAACGTCCATCGGACTCGAAGCTTTCGGCATCGGCCCAGTCGCCGGTGCCGACGTCAATCTGAGCGCGGCCGCGCTCTATGAACAGGCGATCCGGCGCGGCGAGGGCCTGACCGCCGCCGCCGGACCGATCGTCGTCAAGACCGGCAAGCACACCGGCCGCTCGCCCCAGGACAAGTTCTTCGTCAAGGAGCCCTCGAGCGATGCGCACATCGACTGGGGCGCGACGAACAAACCCTTCGACAAGGACAAGTTCGACGCGCTGCTCGGGCACGTGGACGCCTACCTGCGCGACCAGTCGGTCTTCGTCACCGACGCGTACGCCGGCGCCGACCCCGACTATCGTTTGCCGGTGCGGATCGTCACCACGCAAGCGTGGCATGCTCTGTTCGCGCGGCATCTTTTCATCGATCCTTCGGCCGAGGAACTGCGCCGCTTCCGCCCCGAGTTCGCAGTGGTGGACGTCGCGGATTTCCTCGCCTCGCCGCAACGAGACGGCACGCGCAGCGAGACCTTCATCATCGTCGACCTGGGCCGCAAGCTCGTGCTGATCGGCGGCACGACGTATGCGGGCGAGATAAAAAAGTCGGTCTTCACGATCATGAACTACCTGTTGCCGCTGCGCGACGTGATGCCGATGCACTGCTCAGCCAACGTCGGGACCGCCGGCGACGTCGCGGTGTTCTTCGGCCTTTCCGGCACGGGCAAGACCACGCTGTCGGCAGACCCCGAGCGCGCGCTCATCGGCGACGACGAGCACGGCTGGAGCGACGCGGGCGTGTTCAACTTCGAGGGCGGCTGCTACGCGAAGGTCATCAACTTGTCGGCCGAGCTCGAACCGCAGATCTATCCGACGACGCGCACGTTCGGCACCGTGCTCGAAAACGTCGTGCTCGATCCGGCAACGCGCGAGCTCGACCTCGCCGACGATTCGTTGACCGAGAACACCCGCGCCGCGTACCCGCTCACCTCGGTGACCAACACCGTGCCGTCCGGGCGCGGCGGGCATCCCAAACACATCGTCATGCTGACCTGCGATGCGTTCGGCGTCTTGCCGCCGATCGCGCGCATGACCGTGCCGCAGACATTGTATCATTTCTTGTCCGGCTACACGGCCAAAGTGGCGGGCACCGAGAAAGGCGTGACGGAGCCGCAGGCGACCTTCTCCCATTGCTTCGGCGCGCCGTTCATGGTACACAAGCCGATGGTGTACGCCAAGCTGCTGGGCGAGCGCATCGCGCGCCACGAAGTGGACTGCTGGCTGGTCAATACCGGCTGGAGCGGCGGGCCGTACGGCGTCGGCAAACGCATGCGCCTGCCCTATACGCGCGCGATGATCAAAGCTGCGCTGACGGGGCAGCTATCGGGCGTGCCGTTCAAAGCGGATCCGGTGTTCAACGTCGCCGTGCCGGCCAGCGTGCCCGGGGTTCCCGCCGAGGTGCTCGATCCGCGCTCCACCTGGTCAGACCCAGCCGAATACGACCGCAAAGCCAAGGAGCTGGCCCGGCTCTTCGCCGCCAATTTCCAGCGCTTCGCGGGTTCGGCGACGCCCGACGTCCTCGCCGCAGCGCCCAAAGCGGACTAGGCCGCGTCCGTCGAACCGCTCCCCATGGATGTCGTCATCGTCGGCGGACCGCATTCCGGTGTCGGCAAGACGCTTGCGGCCGAGGTCGCGCTGCGCGCGCTCGATGGCCTGGGCTATGGCGCGATCAAGCTGACCGTCGCTGACGGCGAACGCGATCCCGAGCACGACCACGGCTCGTCGGCGCTGTCGGTCGCGCATGCTGCCGGCATCTGTGGCCGCGGTGCGTCGTGCGGCGTATGCGAGACGGTTTCGACACAGCTGCCGAGCCGGCTGATCACGAACGACGGGGCGATCCGGAAAACAGGCACCGATACATGGCGTCTGAGCGAGGCGGGCGCAGTGGCGGTGGCCTGGATCATCGCGCTGCGCGAGGCCGCCCCTGCGGCTATCGAGTCCGCGATGAGCTATCTGCAATCCAAAGGTGCGCGAGGCGTCGTCATCGAGGGCACGACCGCGCTCGATTGGATGACGCCGCGGGCGTCGGTCATGGTGGCCACCGATCCCGGCCGCATGTGGAAGGACGTCGCGCTGCGCCAGATCGGGCGTTGCGACATCGTTTTGCTCAACGCTGTGCCAATGCCGTCTGGCGATATACCAGCGCCTGCCGCGCTGACTGCTGCAGGTCCTCTGCGCTGCGATCTTGGAAGCGGCAAGGACGAAGGCGCGCAGCGCTATCGCGCCCGTCTACTCGAGCTCTGCGCTTGAGATGACGCCCAAGGATGACGAACGGACGATCCATCGCCTCGAGGCCTTTTCCGACATCGTCATAGGATTCTGCCTAGCCGAGCTCGGGCTCAACCTCGTGATACCCAAGGACCTCGGCGGCCTGACGTCATCGTGGCTAAGCCTCAACGCATTTGCGATCTCGTTCGTGGCGATAGCGATACTATGGTGGTATCACCACAGGCTCTTCATGACATATCTGCGCCTGAACGGCGCGACCATCGTGATGAACTTCACCCTGCTCGCGGCGCTCATATTCGGGATCCACTTCCAGCAAGTCGCCTTCCACTTCATGGCCGACGGCGTCGATGCGCTCGTGCCGCTGCGGTTGTGGATGATCTGCCTGGCCTTGATCTATGCCTTGCTCGCAGCGATGTATGCGTTGTGCGTGTGGGAGCGGCGGCGCGACCTCGACCCTGGTGCGTTACGTTGGGGCGTCGGCACGACGTATCAGACAGGGCTCTCGGCTCTCGGGCTCGCCGCCCTATGCTTCACACTCCCACATAACTGGATGGCGGCCGTGCTCATCGTCTTCGTCGTCACGCTCGCCGTTTCGCTTCAAGGTCTGGTGGTATCGCGGCTTACACGTGGCGCCGGGCATTGATGGTGTGGGCTCGAAGCGACGAACACAGGTCTTTGACCGCGCGGGCTGGGTCCTGCGCCACGCACGCTTGGACGATCGCGCTGCCGACGATGACGCCGTCGGCGGCGGCAGCGATCTGTGCGACCTCTTCGGGGCGCGACACGCCGAAGCCGACCGCGAGCGGCTTGTCCATCAAACGGCGCAGATCGGCTACGCGTTCGAGCACCGTCTGGTCGACGCCGGCGTGCGTGCCCGTCACGCCCAGCCTGCCCGCGACGTAGACAAAGTCGTCGCAGCGCGCCGCGATGGCCCGAGCGCGCTCGAGTGGTGTCGTCGGCGCTACCAAGAACGTCAGCGATAGATCTGTCCGCGCGAAGGCGTCGCACAGGGGCGCTGACTCTTCGGGCGGCAAGTCGGGGACGATCGCGCCGGCGAATCCCGCCGCGTGCAGCTCCTGAGCGCACCGCACGAGGCCGCGCGCGAACAGCGGGTTATAGTAGGTGAAGGCGATTAAAGGGACGGAGGCCGCGCAGCGCGCCGCGATCTCAAGCACGCGGTCGAAGGTCGCGCCGTGATCGAGCGCGTGCTGCGACGACGCCTGGATCACGGGACCGTCAGCCACTGGATCGGAATACGGGAACCCGATTTCGATCATGTCCGCGCCGCCCTCGATCGCGGCCATGATGAGCGCAGGCGTCTGCGCAAGGCTCGGAAAGCCGGCCGTCAGAAACGCGATCAGGGCCGCCCGTCCGTCCTCGCGGCAGCGTCCGAAGGTCTCGGCGAGCGGACGCGCGGCAACTCTCATCGTGCCACAAGCTCTTGGGCAAGTGCGAGACGCACCGCATCCTTGTCTCCCCGTCCGGAGCAATTGATGAGAACCACTTGGTCCGGCGCTGTGTTCTTGGCCAGCTCGCACCCGTATGCGATCGCGTGCGCGCTCTCAAGCGCCGGCACGATGCCCTCCGTGCGTGCCAGCATCTGGAACGCCTCGAGGGCCTGATCATCGGTGACCGTCACGTAGTGCGCGCGCCCGGATGCCTGCAGCGCGGCGTGCTCGGGACCGACACCCGGATAGTCGAGCCCCGCGGCTATCGAATGCGTCGCCGCGATCTGACCGTCGCCGTTCTGGAGCACCTTGGTGAGCGCGCCGTGCAGCACGCCTTCGCGCCCGGCCGAGAGGGTCGCCGCGTGCAGGCCCACGCGCTGCAGCCCGCCTCCGCCCGCCTCGACGCCGGTCAAGCGCACCTGCACGTCATCGAGGAACGCTGCGAATACGCCGAGCGCATTGCTGCCGCCGCCGACGCAGGCGACCACGTGGTCGGGGAGCTTGCCGAAGCGCTCGAGCACCTGCGCACGCGCTTCCTCGCCGATGACCTGCACGAAGCGCCGCACCATGTACGGATAGGGATGAGGACCGACCGCTGAGCCGATCAGATAGAACGTCTCGTCGGCGGATGCCGCCCAATCCCGCAGCGCCTCGTTGGTCGCGTCTTTGAGCGTCTGCGAACCGCTGCTCACCACCTCGACCGAAGCGCCCAGCAAGCGCATGAGGTAGACGTTAAGCGCTTGGCGCTGCGCGTCGGCCGCTCCCATGTAGACGACGACTGGGATCTGCAAGAGCGCGCCGACCGTGGCCGCGGCGACGCCGTGCTGCCCGGCGCCGGTCTCCGCGATGATCCGCCGGCTCCCCATGCGCTTGGCGAGCAGCCCCTGGCCGAGAGCGTTGCTGATCTTGTGAGCGCCGGTGTGGTTGCAGTCCTCGCGCTTGAGGACGATCGTGGCGCCGCCGCAGAGGCGCGTCAGATTTTCGCACGAGGTGAGCGGGGTCGGGCGCCCGACGTAATCGCGCTGCAGGCGGCGGTAGTCGCTCCAAAAAGCCTCATCGGCGAACGCCTCATGCATCGCCGCCTCGAGCCGGGTCAGCGGCTCGACCAGAACTTCGGGCACGAAACGTCCGCCGAAGCGCCCGAAGTAGCCGCGCCCGTCAGGTCCGTGCATGGAAAACCTCCTTCACGCGGAGCGCGAAGCGCGCGACGAGCTCCGGGTCCTTGCGCCCCGAGCGCTCGACGCCG comes from Candidatus Eremiobacteraceae bacterium and encodes:
- a CDS encoding OFA family MFS transporter gives rise to the protein MTNRWAIGIAGMIVMICLGTIYSWSIFVQPLRASFGWSNTATTWIFAWSIFFLGLGAVVGGRWQDRVGPRTVTLTGVLLWAAGYLLAGLGAKLGPWWMYLTYGLIAGFGNGMAYITPVATVTKWFPDMRGVGSGMVVMGFGLGAFFYNQIVPRIASFADASKAAAAFLKAKADTTGATIPVPLTPDQVQAVLNIFVISGIVFLVIGGACALLLNNPPDGYTVPGAKALAASTARSYTTAEMLHTSQFYLLWLMLFINVTAGILVISNAVPIILELTNKAVAGAVDPKTAGTAYGLVAIFNGLGRFFWGSISERIGRNWAFALIFGIQAVIFFILGSLTSLTLVLVCFAIVLLCYGGGFGTMPSFNADYFGTKYLGANYGAILTAWGCAGIVGPIFVAYVKDHLGSFAPALPYVGGMLAIATILPFLTRRPADSTAPAAATA
- the trpA gene encoding tryptophan synthase subunit alpha; this translates as MRVAARPLAETFGRCREDGRAALIAFLTAGFPSLAQTPALIMAAIEGGADMIEIGFPYSDPVADGPVIQASSQHALDHGATFDRVLEIAARCAASVPLIAFTYYNPLFARGLVRCAQELHAAGFAGAIVPDLPPEESAPLCDAFARTDLSLTFLVAPTTPLERARAIAARCDDFVYVAGRLGVTGTHAGVDQTVLERVADLRRLMDKPLAVGFGVSRPEEVAQIAAAADGVIVGSAIVQACVAQDPARAVKDLCSSLRAHTINARRHV
- the trpB gene encoding tryptophan synthase subunit beta; translated protein: MHGPDGRGYFGRFGGRFVPEVLVEPLTRLEAAMHEAFADEAFWSDYRRLQRDYVGRPTPLTSCENLTRLCGGATIVLKREDCNHTGAHKISNALGQGLLAKRMGSRRIIAETGAGQHGVAAATVGALLQIPVVVYMGAADAQRQALNVYLMRLLGASVEVVSSGSQTLKDATNEALRDWAASADETFYLIGSAVGPHPYPYMVRRFVQVIGEEARAQVLERFGKLPDHVVACVGGGSNALGVFAAFLDDVQVRLTGVEAGGGGLQRVGLHAATLSAGREGVLHGALTKVLQNGDGQIAATHSIAAGLDYPGVGPEHAALQASGRAHYVTVTDDQALEAFQMLARTEGIVPALESAHAIAYGCELAKNTAPDQVVLINCSGRGDKDAVRLALAQELVAR
- a CDS encoding TMEM175 family protein, translated to MTPKDDERTIHRLEAFSDIVIGFCLAELGLNLVIPKDLGGLTSSWLSLNAFAISFVAIAILWWYHHRLFMTYLRLNGATIVMNFTLLAALIFGIHFQQVAFHFMADGVDALVPLRLWMICLALIYALLAAMYALCVWERRRDLDPGALRWGVGTTYQTGLSALGLAALCFTLPHNWMAAVLIVFVVTLAVSLQGLVVSRLTRGAGH
- the pckA gene encoding phosphoenolpyruvate carboxykinase (ATP), producing MALLSGTSIGLEAFGIGPVAGADVNLSAAALYEQAIRRGEGLTAAAGPIVVKTGKHTGRSPQDKFFVKEPSSDAHIDWGATNKPFDKDKFDALLGHVDAYLRDQSVFVTDAYAGADPDYRLPVRIVTTQAWHALFARHLFIDPSAEELRRFRPEFAVVDVADFLASPQRDGTRSETFIIVDLGRKLVLIGGTTYAGEIKKSVFTIMNYLLPLRDVMPMHCSANVGTAGDVAVFFGLSGTGKTTLSADPERALIGDDEHGWSDAGVFNFEGGCYAKVINLSAELEPQIYPTTRTFGTVLENVVLDPATRELDLADDSLTENTRAAYPLTSVTNTVPSGRGGHPKHIVMLTCDAFGVLPPIARMTVPQTLYHFLSGYTAKVAGTEKGVTEPQATFSHCFGAPFMVHKPMVYAKLLGERIARHEVDCWLVNTGWSGGPYGVGKRMRLPYTRAMIKAALTGQLSGVPFKADPVFNVAVPASVPGVPAEVLDPRSTWSDPAEYDRKAKELARLFAANFQRFAGSATPDVLAAAPKAD